A genomic region of Halobacteriovorax sp. DA5 contains the following coding sequences:
- a CDS encoding endonuclease/exonuclease/phosphatase family protein, which yields MGRIKRLWPWLACAAAVFSISGNSFASSLKITTFNLRWYGLGGEISGQRTDEYRDPFIKEFLSTKYINTDIFLFQEVIDTERLGQLMDGLGHHCVSYRHEQFNHQHLMICLKKSLDIVPEKGDDDFTYSLLENRPFLRPALYGKVIDRYSKQPLIHLVGLHLKAGPDGISERLEQVNNLNKRVLEYREANLPVVIAGDLNTYRNTRYEDKESDLVVLGEAFNTINVTRRTSDYDYTYRNGGSGNVFDHFYVSNTVETKYVEIWRACSGSSRNTKRLENLSWYQRFISDHCPVSLRVDIQ from the coding sequence ATGGGAAGAATTAAGAGACTTTGGCCATGGCTGGCCTGTGCTGCAGCGGTATTTTCGATCTCTGGAAATAGCTTTGCGAGTAGTTTAAAAATTACAACATTCAATCTACGTTGGTACGGACTTGGGGGAGAAATCTCTGGTCAAAGAACTGACGAATATCGTGATCCTTTTATCAAAGAATTTTTAAGCACGAAGTATATCAATACAGATATTTTTCTTTTTCAAGAAGTTATCGACACTGAACGATTGGGACAATTAATGGATGGCCTAGGTCACCACTGTGTTTCTTATCGTCATGAACAATTTAATCACCAGCACTTAATGATTTGCTTAAAGAAGTCACTTGATATCGTTCCTGAAAAAGGTGATGACGATTTTACTTACTCTTTATTAGAAAATCGTCCGTTTTTAAGACCTGCTCTTTATGGAAAGGTTATCGATCGTTATTCAAAACAGCCGCTTATTCACTTAGTTGGTCTTCATTTAAAAGCTGGCCCAGATGGAATTAGTGAACGCTTAGAGCAAGTTAATAACTTAAATAAGAGAGTACTAGAATACCGTGAAGCTAATTTGCCTGTAGTCATTGCAGGTGATCTTAATACTTATAGAAATACTCGCTATGAAGATAAAGAATCTGACTTAGTCGTTTTAGGTGAAGCATTCAATACAATTAATGTGACAAGAAGAACGAGTGACTATGATTATACTTATCGTAATGGTGGCTCAGGAAATGTTTTTGATCATTTCTATGTTTCAAATACAGTTGAAACAAAGTACGTTGAAATTTGGCGTGCTTGTAGTGGAAGTAGTCGAAACACAAAGAGACTTGAGAATCTTTCATGGTATCAGCGATTTATCTCAGATCACTGCCCAGTTTCATTAAGAGTTGATATTCAGTAG
- the tpiA gene encoding triose-phosphate isomerase, whose translation MTERTKYIVGNWKMNQNTEDVIAFFDAIDSAKLRHEAWIAPQAIHIPICLQNTDDFKIGAQNCATENSGAFTGEISPASLKDIGAHFVIIGHSERRSIYNEDDATLNAKAKIALANDLTVIFCIGETLEQREAGKVEEVLAEQLSKGLADIDSENVIIAYEPVWAIGTGVTATPEQAQETHAYIRQYINDNLSIDGNKTSILYGGSVKPSNVEDLLSCKDIDGGLVGGAALQADSYMGLHA comes from the coding sequence ATGACTGAGAGAACGAAGTATATCGTAGGAAACTGGAAGATGAATCAGAATACTGAAGACGTTATCGCCTTCTTTGATGCTATCGACAGCGCGAAACTTCGTCATGAAGCATGGATTGCTCCACAAGCAATCCACATCCCTATTTGTCTGCAAAATACTGATGATTTTAAAATTGGTGCTCAAAATTGTGCAACAGAAAATAGCGGTGCATTTACGGGAGAGATCTCACCTGCATCACTAAAAGATATCGGTGCACATTTTGTTATCATTGGACACTCTGAACGTCGCTCTATCTACAATGAGGACGATGCAACTTTAAATGCAAAAGCAAAGATTGCTCTGGCCAACGACCTAACAGTTATTTTCTGCATTGGTGAAACACTTGAGCAAAGAGAAGCCGGAAAAGTCGAAGAGGTTTTAGCAGAGCAGTTAAGTAAAGGTCTTGCTGATATTGACAGTGAAAACGTTATTATTGCTTACGAGCCAGTTTGGGCAATAGGAACAGGAGTAACAGCAACTCCAGAGCAAGCACAAGAAACTCATGCCTATATACGTCAGTATATAAATGATAATCTATCAATTGATGGAAATAAAACATCGATTCTCTATGGTGGATCAGTTAAGCCTTCAAATGTAGAAGACCTCCTATCATGCAAAGACATTGACGGAGGCCTTGTTGGTGGAGCTGCCCTACAAGCGGACAGCTACATGGGTCTGCACGCTTAA
- the pgk gene encoding phosphoglycerate kinase: MALQFIDSIDDSKIKDKKVLVRFDFNVPLDKETKEITDTTRIDNALETIKLILDKGASKLIMMSHLGRPKGQVNSDFSLEPVATYLADKLGEEVTLTESCLDRGIKTLLTLNSNKIILLENLRFHKEETENDREFARKLSEYADIYVNDAFGAAHRKHASTYEINAFFKNKAYAGLLMKKEIEALSKITQRPETPFVAVVGGAKVSDKIKIIERLLSSVSNLIIGGAMAYPFLKAKGNEVGTSLCSDEDVSLAKKIFSQSTAHKIILPIDHIVSSEFGGKPEAVDKVGIPDGKMGLDIGEQTIAKYSSILREAKTILWNGPMGIFENEEYAKGTFAIAEVLSESNAYTLVGGGDSVSAVNKSGLANKMSHVSTGGGASLEFIEKGSLPGISALKFGVE; the protein is encoded by the coding sequence ATGGCATTACAATTTATTGACAGCATTGATGATTCAAAAATCAAAGACAAGAAAGTTCTTGTTCGTTTTGATTTCAATGTTCCTCTAGATAAAGAAACTAAAGAGATTACTGATACAACAAGAATTGATAATGCTCTTGAAACAATCAAGCTAATCCTAGACAAAGGAGCATCTAAGTTAATTATGATGTCTCACCTTGGACGTCCTAAAGGACAAGTAAACTCAGACTTCTCTCTTGAGCCTGTTGCAACTTACCTTGCAGATAAACTGGGTGAAGAAGTAACGTTAACTGAGTCATGTCTTGATCGCGGAATTAAAACTCTTCTAACTTTAAACTCAAATAAGATCATTCTTCTTGAAAACCTTCGTTTCCACAAAGAAGAAACTGAAAACGATCGTGAGTTTGCACGTAAACTTTCTGAGTATGCTGACATTTATGTTAACGATGCATTTGGAGCTGCTCATAGAAAACACGCTTCAACTTATGAAATTAATGCTTTCTTCAAAAACAAGGCCTATGCAGGACTTCTTATGAAGAAAGAAATCGAAGCTCTTTCAAAAATTACGCAAAGACCTGAGACACCATTTGTTGCAGTCGTTGGTGGTGCAAAAGTTAGTGACAAGATTAAAATCATTGAAAGACTTCTTTCAAGTGTTTCTAATCTTATTATTGGTGGAGCTATGGCCTACCCTTTCCTAAAAGCAAAAGGAAATGAGGTTGGAACTTCACTTTGCAGTGACGAAGATGTAAGCCTTGCTAAAAAGATTTTTTCTCAAAGTACGGCACATAAAATCATTCTTCCGATTGACCATATCGTTTCAAGTGAGTTTGGTGGAAAGCCGGAAGCAGTTGATAAAGTTGGTATCCCTGATGGAAAGATGGGTTTAGATATCGGTGAGCAAACAATTGCAAAGTACAGCTCTATTCTTCGTGAAGCAAAGACAATCCTTTGGAATGGACCAATGGGTATTTTTGAGAATGAAGAATATGCAAAAGGTACTTTTGCTATTGCTGAAGTTTTAAGCGAGTCAAATGCCTACACTCTTGTTGGTGGAGGTGATTCAGTAAGTGCAGTTAATAAGTCTGGTCTTGCGAATAAAATGAGTCATGTATCGACTGGCGGTGGCGCTTCTCTTGAGTTTATCGAGAAAGGTAGCCTTCCAGGTATTAGTGCTCTAAAATTTGGTGTTGAATAA
- the gap gene encoding type I glyceraldehyde-3-phosphate dehydrogenase, with amino-acid sequence MSGKIRVGINGMGRIGRTVLREIFNRNIENLEVVAVNSPGDIHDYVHLIKYDSVFGRFNGEVSVDESHKMHINGKEISFHKYRDPSEIPWTQDKVDIVIDATGVFKDQKSLMKHVTGTVKKVILCCPGKDVDNTIVMGINENTYDAQKHTVVSNASCTTNCLSPVAKVLNDKFGVINGHMTTVHSYTGDQCLLDASHSDLRRARAAAVSMVPTTTGAAKAVGLVIPELKGKLDGFAIRVPTPNVSLVDLTVNVETEVTEEEVNAALKEASETTLKGILGFEKQPLVSVDYMGMRESSCVDADLTKVIDGKSVKVVTWYDNEAGFSNRVIDLAGFIGSQL; translated from the coding sequence ATGTCTGGAAAGATCCGCGTTGGTATTAATGGTATGGGCCGTATTGGTCGTACAGTTCTTAGAGAAATTTTTAACCGCAACATTGAAAACTTAGAAGTCGTTGCTGTTAACTCACCAGGTGATATCCACGACTACGTTCACCTTATCAAATACGATTCAGTATTTGGTCGTTTCAATGGTGAAGTAAGTGTAGATGAATCACACAAAATGCACATTAACGGAAAAGAGATTTCTTTTCACAAGTATAGAGACCCAAGTGAAATTCCTTGGACACAAGATAAAGTTGATATCGTAATCGATGCAACAGGTGTTTTCAAAGATCAAAAATCACTAATGAAGCACGTAACAGGAACTGTTAAAAAAGTTATTCTATGTTGTCCAGGTAAAGACGTTGATAACACAATTGTAATGGGAATCAACGAAAACACTTATGATGCTCAAAAACACACAGTTGTTTCAAATGCATCTTGTACAACTAACTGTCTTTCACCAGTTGCAAAAGTACTAAACGATAAGTTTGGTGTAATCAACGGTCACATGACTACTGTTCACTCTTACACTGGTGACCAGTGTCTTCTAGATGCTTCACACTCAGACCTTCGTCGTGCTCGTGCAGCAGCAGTATCAATGGTTCCAACAACAACAGGTGCAGCAAAAGCTGTTGGTCTAGTTATTCCTGAACTTAAAGGAAAGCTAGATGGTTTCGCAATTCGCGTTCCAACTCCAAACGTTTCTCTTGTTGACCTAACTGTAAATGTTGAAACAGAAGTTACTGAAGAAGAAGTAAACGCAGCTCTAAAAGAAGCAAGTGAAACAACTCTAAAAGGTATTCTTGGTTTTGAAAAACAACCACTAGTATCTGTTGATTACATGGGTATGAGAGAGTCTTCATGTGTAGACGCTGATCTAACAAAAGTAATTGATGGAAAGAGTGTAAAAGTTGTTACTTGGTATGATAACGAAGCAGGTTTCTCTAACCGTGTTATCGACCTTGCAGGTTTCATCGGTAGCCAACTTTAA
- a CDS encoding trypsin-like serine protease, giving the protein MIQTLLLLCIALASSCFAIVGGEAVNKGEYQSVVALVRLGRPFCTGVALTPTHVLTAAHCLENKNYKSIRIYTGAGKIMTAASSKENLDAQYSVAAVELHPSLKFKYPNGPLADLASLKTVDLAILTTDAPLRVKKFYSLLTDPKEILEKIAPGKLTTAVGFGYTGEIGFMPMDSAHAHIIYGQKRKAIIPIFEVFFNEIDMRNKQTDTCYIDSGGPVFVDVNGELKIAAIVSASFGFCAEGKYATLYSLAYHSVCWIKKVTGISDEHSGFHCGRNIKIAQECYGIKNEEDLRSCADKYSDEILRSYP; this is encoded by the coding sequence ATGATTCAGACTCTTTTGTTATTATGTATCGCTTTGGCCAGCTCTTGCTTTGCAATTGTTGGGGGGGAAGCTGTTAATAAAGGAGAGTATCAGAGTGTCGTTGCTCTCGTTAGGCTTGGCCGTCCATTTTGTACTGGAGTGGCATTAACGCCTACTCATGTCCTTACTGCCGCTCATTGTCTTGAGAATAAAAATTACAAATCAATTCGTATCTATACTGGAGCAGGAAAAATTATGACTGCGGCTTCTTCAAAAGAGAACCTTGATGCTCAGTATAGTGTGGCCGCAGTGGAGCTTCATCCGAGCTTGAAATTCAAATATCCAAATGGACCTCTAGCAGACTTGGCCAGCTTGAAAACAGTTGATCTTGCTATCTTAACAACTGATGCTCCTCTTCGAGTGAAGAAATTCTACTCTCTTTTAACTGATCCCAAAGAGATTCTAGAAAAGATCGCTCCTGGAAAGCTTACGACAGCGGTTGGATTTGGTTATACTGGCGAAATCGGCTTTATGCCAATGGACTCTGCCCATGCTCATATTATTTACGGTCAAAAGAGAAAGGCCATAATTCCAATTTTTGAAGTCTTCTTTAACGAGATTGATATGAGAAACAAGCAAACAGATACTTGTTATATTGATAGTGGTGGACCTGTCTTTGTTGATGTTAACGGAGAACTAAAAATTGCTGCCATTGTATCTGCTTCATTTGGCTTTTGTGCGGAAGGCAAGTACGCAACACTTTACTCTCTTGCATACCACTCTGTTTGTTGGATTAAGAAGGTTACAGGTATCTCTGATGAGCATAGTGGCTTCCACTGTGGGCGAAATATAAAAATAGCTCAAGAATGTTACGGAATTAAGAATGAGGAAGATCTTCGTAGTTGCGCAGATAAGTACTCTGATGAAATCCTTCGAAGCTATCCTTAG
- the epsC gene encoding serine O-acetyltransferase EpsC: MEKSNLSNIKKLYEHKKKVCHDTEIKPEVIEDFVEEALNIILPGSVRMQFLNYEDFELYFNRHIINTDQIFNHLKLDAHVREKLIASYSEELVTLAKKIEIDAIALLEGDPAAQNICEVVLCYPGLFAIASHRLAHFFYEKSLTIFPRMIAEYAHNKTGIDIHPGAQIGDSFFIDHGTGVVIGETAVIGNRVKIYQGVTLGALSVSKDLQNTKRHPTIEDDCVIYAHATILGGTTVIGEGSTIGGNVWLTQSVKKKSIVYHKSEVHLDVKDRQFNIEELTYEI; the protein is encoded by the coding sequence ATGGAAAAATCAAATCTCTCTAATATAAAGAAGCTCTACGAGCACAAGAAAAAAGTTTGTCATGATACTGAAATCAAACCTGAGGTTATTGAGGATTTCGTTGAAGAGGCCCTCAATATAATTTTGCCAGGTTCTGTGCGAATGCAATTTCTAAATTATGAAGACTTTGAATTGTATTTCAATCGCCACATCATTAATACGGATCAAATTTTTAATCATTTGAAACTTGATGCGCATGTCAGAGAAAAGTTAATAGCGTCGTATAGCGAAGAATTAGTGACGTTGGCAAAGAAAATAGAAATTGATGCTATTGCGCTCTTAGAAGGTGATCCTGCAGCACAAAATATCTGTGAGGTTGTTCTATGCTACCCAGGACTTTTTGCAATTGCCTCTCATCGTCTGGCCCATTTTTTCTATGAAAAATCTTTAACAATCTTTCCTCGAATGATTGCAGAATATGCACATAATAAAACAGGTATTGATATCCATCCAGGTGCACAAATTGGAGATTCATTCTTTATCGATCATGGAACTGGTGTCGTTATAGGGGAGACCGCAGTTATTGGTAATCGAGTAAAGATTTATCAAGGGGTAACATTAGGTGCTCTCTCAGTGAGTAAGGACTTACAAAATACGAAACGCCATCCCACTATTGAAGATGATTGTGTGATCTATGCTCACGCAACAATCTTGGGAGGAACGACTGTTATTGGTGAGGGGTCAACGATTGGTGGTAACGTTTGGCTAACACAAAGTGTGAAGAAGAAGTCTATTGTTTATCATAAAAGCGAAGTTCACTTAGATGTGAAGGATCGACAATTCAATATAGAGGAGCTTACATATGAAATTTAA
- the cysK gene encoding cysteine synthase A codes for MKFNNILESVGNTPLVKINRLFPEANKKNITIYAKLERANPGGSIKDRIAKRMIEDAQKKGLVKEGTVIVEPTSGNTGVGLAMACAVLGYRLIITMPESMSLERRRLMALFGAELVLTPKEKGMKGAIEKAQEICEQEANSWMPMQFDNPSNVDVHRDTTAKEILADIDGSIDYLITGVGTGGHITGVSEVLKEKFNNLKVVAVEPADSPVLSGGEPGPHPIQGIGAGFVPSVLNRELLDEVVTISKDEAFEFARSAARLEGILLGISSGASLAAIEKKISEMPEGSTVLTFCYDTGERYLSTEGLF; via the coding sequence ATGAAATTTAATAATATTTTGGAATCTGTTGGAAATACACCACTTGTAAAAATAAATCGTCTCTTTCCTGAGGCAAATAAGAAAAATATAACTATTTATGCGAAGCTTGAGCGCGCAAACCCTGGTGGTTCAATTAAAGATCGAATCGCAAAGAGAATGATTGAAGACGCGCAAAAGAAGGGCCTTGTCAAAGAAGGAACGGTAATTGTTGAGCCTACTTCTGGTAACACTGGAGTTGGTCTTGCAATGGCATGTGCTGTTCTTGGTTACCGCTTAATCATTACAATGCCAGAGAGTATGAGTTTAGAGAGAAGGCGTCTTATGGCACTTTTTGGTGCAGAGCTAGTTTTAACTCCGAAAGAAAAAGGTATGAAGGGAGCGATTGAAAAGGCCCAAGAAATTTGTGAGCAAGAAGCAAATTCATGGATGCCAATGCAATTTGATAATCCATCAAATGTTGATGTACACAGAGATACAACGGCCAAGGAGATTCTCGCTGATATTGATGGAAGTATCGACTACCTTATTACTGGAGTAGGTACTGGTGGACATATTACTGGTGTATCAGAGGTCTTAAAAGAGAAGTTTAATAACCTGAAGGTTGTGGCGGTTGAACCTGCGGATTCTCCTGTTCTCTCTGGAGGTGAGCCTGGGCCGCATCCAATACAGGGAATAGGTGCTGGTTTTGTACCTAGTGTTTTAAATCGAGAACTTCTTGATGAAGTTGTGACAATTAGTAAAGATGAAGCCTTTGAATTTGCAAGAAGTGCTGCCCGTCTTGAAGGCATCCTTCTAGGAATTTCAAGTGGTGCTTCACTAGCTGCAATTGAAAAGAAAATTAGTGAAATGCCAGAAGGCTCAACAGTATTAACATTCTGTTATGATACTGGTGAGCGCTACTTATCGACTGAAGGATTATTTTAA
- a CDS encoding TatD family hydrolase, with product MSKKKERIIPKYTVGPIETHCHLDYLKGQELIDTLNKCQEYGVNKVVTIAVSPDNLKKVRELTANDIVYGTQGIHPHEAKHITEETYQEIQDNLANPKIVAVGEIGLDYYYEFSDPSIQKESFERQLQIACDSDLPVVIHTREADEDTKAILKNFSTTLKRKGVIHSFTSGIELASFCLSEGFHIGFNGIVTFKNATNVRDVLDIVPVEQMLLETDSPYLTPVPFRGRENAPFYLPCVADFIATHKGIDPQELIDVANSNAENLFFKLK from the coding sequence ATGAGTAAAAAAAAAGAAAGAATTATTCCTAAATATACAGTGGGTCCAATAGAGACCCACTGTCATCTCGACTATCTCAAAGGCCAAGAATTAATTGATACACTTAACAAATGCCAGGAATATGGTGTTAATAAAGTTGTGACAATTGCAGTATCTCCAGACAATCTTAAAAAAGTTAGAGAGCTTACGGCCAATGATATCGTCTATGGTACTCAAGGAATTCATCCTCACGAGGCCAAACACATTACAGAAGAAACTTATCAAGAAATTCAAGACAACTTAGCAAACCCTAAGATTGTAGCAGTTGGAGAAATTGGTCTAGATTACTACTATGAATTTTCAGATCCGAGCATTCAAAAAGAATCTTTTGAAAGGCAACTGCAAATTGCTTGTGATAGTGACCTGCCAGTTGTTATTCACACACGTGAAGCAGATGAAGATACTAAGGCCATTTTAAAAAACTTCTCAACTACACTAAAAAGAAAAGGAGTTATCCACTCTTTTACTTCAGGAATTGAGCTTGCTTCGTTTTGCCTTAGTGAAGGCTTTCATATTGGATTTAATGGAATTGTTACATTTAAGAATGCTACTAACGTTCGTGATGTTTTAGATATTGTTCCAGTCGAGCAAATGCTACTAGAAACGGACTCTCCGTATCTTACTCCTGTTCCATTTAGAGGAAGAGAGAATGCTCCGTTCTATCTTCCATGTGTTGCAGATTTTATTGCAACTCATAAAGGAATTGATCCTCAAGAATTAATCGACGTTGCTAATAGCAACGCCGAAAATCTATTCTTTAAATTAAAATAA
- a CDS encoding thioredoxin domain-containing protein translates to MTDSFLNRLNFNKKVLFFIAGLSMFILSIYLTNHYYQIKFPVGFGSASACNINSFLTCDAATLSPLSNIAGVPISIFGIVMGAMVMLFYMVNSKHAEGSLFLLLLLNGIGCLVLFIYSIVMLGTLCPFCTLYYVASWLALALMFQYKAARDFDIKFFATAAVCMLISGSIGYAFTNSKVENSTARSAQIVAMFKNLNNLGTPEKASPYRLASSSEDFKDAPIQMSVFSDFQCPACNALNLVLPTIEKKYEGKINIQYFFYPLDHNCNAGMSGPLHQLACEAAYLASCVGPQKFKSVHDAIFENQANLTAEWISDKGKEFGVTECMAKPETKQAVVDMITQANSFNVQSTPTQLINGVKIEGVRPLSDYTAIMDHLLKENKAKN, encoded by the coding sequence ATGACTGATAGTTTTTTAAATCGCCTAAATTTTAACAAGAAAGTTTTATTCTTCATCGCAGGTCTGTCGATGTTTATTCTTTCAATTTATCTAACAAACCACTACTACCAAATTAAGTTTCCGGTAGGATTTGGTTCGGCTTCGGCCTGTAACATCAACTCTTTCTTAACATGTGATGCTGCAACACTTTCACCTCTTTCAAATATTGCAGGCGTTCCTATTTCAATCTTCGGAATTGTTATGGGTGCCATGGTTATGCTTTTTTATATGGTAAATAGTAAGCATGCAGAAGGAAGCTTATTTCTTCTCCTTCTTCTAAACGGTATTGGATGTTTAGTACTATTTATTTACTCAATTGTAATGCTTGGTACACTTTGTCCATTCTGTACTCTTTACTACGTTGCTTCTTGGTTAGCATTAGCTTTGATGTTTCAATATAAGGCAGCTCGTGACTTTGATATTAAATTCTTTGCAACTGCTGCTGTCTGTATGCTTATTAGTGGTTCAATTGGTTATGCGTTTACAAATTCAAAGGTTGAAAATTCAACTGCTAGAAGCGCACAAATTGTTGCAATGTTTAAGAACCTAAATAATTTAGGTACTCCAGAAAAAGCATCACCTTACCGTCTAGCTTCTTCTTCAGAGGACTTTAAAGATGCACCAATCCAGATGTCTGTTTTTTCAGACTTTCAATGTCCGGCCTGTAACGCACTTAACTTAGTTCTTCCAACGATTGAAAAAAAGTATGAAGGGAAAATTAATATCCAATATTTCTTTTACCCACTAGATCACAATTGTAATGCGGGAATGAGTGGACCACTTCATCAACTAGCTTGTGAAGCTGCTTATCTTGCAAGTTGTGTAGGACCTCAAAAGTTTAAATCAGTACATGATGCAATTTTTGAAAACCAAGCAAACCTTACTGCTGAATGGATTAGCGATAAAGGTAAGGAATTTGGAGTTACTGAGTGTATGGCAAAGCCTGAAACAAAGCAGGCAGTCGTGGATATGATCACTCAGGCAAATTCTTTTAATGTACAATCAACACCAACTCAGCTAATTAATGGTGTAAAAATTGAAGGTGTTAGGCCACTAAGTGATTACACAGCGATTATGGATCACCTTCTTAAAGAAAATAAAGCTAAGAACTAA
- a CDS encoding polyphenol oxidase family protein — protein sequence MAQLLYQKKIGDFLFETYDDRPDFEFDEVKQIHSDIVVKTPTTNSIEADGIVSKLELSQPLAIKTADCLPIAIIGKFGVANLHAGWRGVAQEIILNKEVKAIEPHIILIGPHISAVNYEVSEEFKQNFPNSQAFDMVEGRLTFSLEMEVKKQIAEHFPQAYVISTNICTFANLNYNSFRRNQTTKRNYNILKRN from the coding sequence ATGGCACAGCTACTTTATCAAAAAAAAATTGGTGATTTTCTCTTTGAGACCTACGATGATCGTCCAGACTTTGAATTTGATGAAGTAAAGCAAATCCATTCGGATATTGTAGTTAAAACACCTACCACAAATAGTATTGAGGCCGATGGGATTGTCTCTAAACTTGAACTGAGCCAACCATTGGCCATTAAAACTGCTGACTGTCTACCAATTGCCATTATAGGAAAGTTTGGCGTGGCCAATCTTCATGCTGGATGGCGTGGAGTTGCACAAGAAATCATTCTAAATAAAGAAGTTAAGGCAATAGAGCCTCACATTATTCTCATTGGACCTCATATAAGTGCTGTAAATTATGAGGTTAGCGAAGAATTTAAACAAAATTTTCCTAACTCCCAAGCTTTTGACATGGTAGAAGGCAGATTAACATTCAGCTTAGAGATGGAGGTGAAGAAGCAAATTGCTGAACATTTTCCACAGGCCTATGTCATATCTACCAATATATGCACATTCGCAAATCTCAACTATAATAGCTTTAGAAGAAACCAAACAACCAAGAGAAATTATAATATTTTAAAAAGGAATTAA